Proteins from a genomic interval of Rosa chinensis cultivar Old Blush chromosome 2, RchiOBHm-V2, whole genome shotgun sequence:
- the LOC112183723 gene encoding G-box-binding factor 1-like: protein MRWKQTPTSVPPTNPESEGKGADGKERASTKKPKGAVGSTVKAGESGKATSGSRNDGASQSAESGSEGSSDGSEENGNHQEYGANKKGSFDKMLADGANAQNNTALVPRKPVVSVPATSLNMGMDLWNTSPAGAGTAKMRGNQSGAPSAVGGDHRINQF, encoded by the exons ATGCGCTGGAAACAG ACTCCTACTTCAGTACCACCAACAAATCCAGAGTCGGAAGGGAAGGGCGCAGATGGGAAAGAGCGTGCTTCAACCAAAAAACCCAAGGGAGCTGTAGGAAGTACAGTTAAGGCTGGGGAGAGTGGAAAAGCAACTTCTGGTTCTAGAAATGATGGAGCTTCACAAAG TGCTGAAAGTGGCAGCGAGGGTTCATCAGATGGAAGCGAGGAGAATGGTAACCACCAG GAGTATGGTGCAAACAAGAAGGGAAGCTTTGACAAGATGCTTGCAgatg GAGCAAATGCACAAAATAACACAGCTTTAGTGCCTAGGAAGCCTGTAGTTTCTGTGCCTGCAACTAGTCTGAATATGGGAATGGACTTGTGGAATACATCCCCCGCTGGTGCTGGAACTGCAAAAATGAGAGGAAATCAATCTGGAGCCCCATCAGCTGTCGGTGGTGACCATCGGATTAATCAG TTCTAG